From a region of the Nitrospira sp. genome:
- a CDS encoding type II toxin-antitoxin system RelE/ParE family toxin: MAELTWTAEAERWLRDIYDYIALDNPSAAAQTIETIYLKAEILREFPESGYRYWQKPDRHIRILLHGHYRIAYLIKNSDAIDIIGVFHGALNIDRYLL, translated from the coding sequence ATGGCAGAGCTGACATGGACCGCCGAAGCCGAACGATGGCTGCGTGACATTTACGACTACATCGCACTTGATAATCCATCCGCTGCCGCCCAAACTATCGAAACCATCTATCTGAAAGCCGAAATCCTTCGAGAATTTCCAGAATCAGGATACCGCTACTGGCAGAAGCCAGACCGACACATCCGTATTCTGCTTCACGGACATTATCGTATCGCTTACCTGATCAAGAACTCAGACGCGATTGACATCATCGGCGTCTTCCATGGAGCACTCAATATCGACCGGTATTTACTCTAG
- a CDS encoding tetratricopeptide repeat protein: protein MRGVGRVACLTVALIGVSFIAACGESFSAPHCEANAAGNPQALQSLSALLSKNRDNTPALLARARCQYFLGNYVQAAQDASDVLRREPKQAEAHLVRGKSLKMLGQIPQALQDYSAAITLRPTAEAYYGRGLTYLREFRGAKHREALNDFTEAIKLDADHVGAHLYRAQAYSHLEQYQQALQDSEIVLKLDPDTPNAYCNVGFAHYALGHDQEGRQFLNTCYQKDPDPQTRGYYETEVNKVLSARQPRRGGGGGYDSGGGGKTPYDQEMERQQRVIDSLRNSGFDSRAEACRMDSSKC, encoded by the coding sequence ATGAGGGGAGTCGGTCGAGTCGCATGTCTGACAGTTGCACTGATCGGCGTGAGTTTCATTGCGGCCTGTGGTGAGTCCTTCAGTGCGCCGCATTGCGAAGCCAATGCTGCCGGGAACCCGCAAGCACTTCAATCCCTCAGTGCCCTGCTCAGTAAGAATCGGGACAACACCCCGGCGCTCCTTGCCCGTGCCCGCTGCCAGTATTTCCTTGGAAACTACGTCCAGGCCGCTCAGGATGCGAGTGACGTTCTCCGGCGCGAGCCGAAGCAGGCTGAGGCCCATCTTGTGCGCGGAAAATCCTTGAAGATGCTCGGCCAAATTCCACAGGCCCTTCAAGATTACAGCGCTGCGATCACCCTCCGTCCCACCGCCGAGGCCTATTATGGACGAGGGCTCACCTATCTGCGGGAGTTTCGAGGAGCGAAGCACCGAGAGGCGCTGAACGATTTCACCGAAGCGATCAAGCTCGATGCCGACCACGTCGGCGCCCATCTCTACCGCGCCCAAGCCTATAGTCATCTCGAACAGTATCAACAGGCGCTCCAGGATTCAGAAATCGTCCTGAAACTCGATCCGGACACACCCAACGCCTACTGTAACGTCGGCTTCGCCCACTATGCCCTTGGCCACGATCAGGAAGGCCGGCAATTTCTGAATACCTGTTACCAGAAGGATCCCGATCCCCAAACGCGCGGATACTATGAAACGGAAGTGAACAAAGTGCTGTCTGCGAGGCAGCCGCGAAGAGGAGGGGGCGGCGGGTACGATTCAGGCGGCGGCGGGAAAACGCCCTACGATCAAGAAATGGAACGGCAGCAACGGGTCATCGACAGCCTCAGGAATTCAGGATTCGACAGCCGCGCCGAAGCCTGCCGGATGGATAGTTCGAAGTGTTGA